A region of the Deinococcus budaensis genome:
CCTGCGCACACCCCACCTCCCTGACACCATTCTTACAAGTTCTGGAATATAAAGATTTTATCAAGTCTGGGTCCGCAGGTGTGAGCGGCCCATGTCCACGGCCGCGCTTCAGGGGCGGGCCTGTTCTGCCCGTCCGGATGGCCCCGGCGCCGGAGTACACTGCCTCCCGTGTTGACCAAGCGCATCATCCCCTGCCTGGACGTGCAAAACGGCCGGGTGGTGAAGAACGTCCGGTTTTTCGAGGACCACCGCGACGCGGGCGATCCGCTGACCCTCGCCCAGGCCTACGAGGCCCAGCAGGCCGACGAACTGGTCTTCTACGACATCACCGCCACGCACGAGGGCCGTCATCTCATGCTCGACGTGGCCGCGCGGGTGGCCGAGCAGGTCATGATGCCCTTGACGGTGGGCGGCGGCGTGAACGCGGTGGCCGATTTCCGGCAATTGCTGCTCGCCGGGGCCGACAAGATCAGCGTGAACAGCGGCGCGGTGCGGCGCCCGGACCTGATCCGCGAGGCGTCCGAGCACTTCGGGGCGCAGTGCGTGGTGCTCAGCATCGACGCCAAGCGCCGCCCCGGCGGCCATCCTGACGGCGCAGGCTGGACGGTCCACGTGGGTGGCGGGCGCCAGGACACCGGCCTGGACCTGCTGGCGTGGGCCGAGCAGGGGCAGCGGCTGGGCGCGGGCGAGATCTGCCTGAACGTGATGGACGCCGACGGCACCCGCGCGGGCTTCGACCTGGAAGCCACCCGCGCGGTCGCCCGGGCGGTGGACCTGCCGGTGATCGCCTCGGGGGGGGCCGGGCAGCTGGCCGACTTCCGCGACGTGCTGCGCGGCGGCGACGCGGGCGGGC
Encoded here:
- the hisF gene encoding imidazole glycerol phosphate synthase subunit HisF — protein: MLTKRIIPCLDVQNGRVVKNVRFFEDHRDAGDPLTLAQAYEAQQADELVFYDITATHEGRHLMLDVAARVAEQVMMPLTVGGGVNAVADFRQLLLAGADKISVNSGAVRRPDLIREASEHFGAQCVVLSIDAKRRPGGHPDGAGWTVHVGGGRQDTGLDLLAWAEQGQRLGAGEICLNVMDADGTRAGFDLEATRAVARAVDLPVIASGGAGQLADFRDVLRGGDAGGHADAALAASVFHFGDLTVPQVKAYLKAEGLPVRPDWRDA